Within Bifidobacterium dentium JCM 1195 = DSM 20436, the genomic segment GGCCGCTCAGCTTTTCGCGGGCGTCCGCCAGATCGGCCTGCAGCTTCTCGAGGCGGTCCTTCGAAGCGGGGTCTTCGGCCTTCTTGAGCTGCATCTCCTCCATTTCGTAGCGGGTCACCTTGCGTTGCAGTTCGTCGATTTCCTCCGGCGAGGAGTCGAGTTCCATACGCAGGTGCGCGGCTGCCTCGTCGACCAGGTCGATGGCCTTGTCGGGCAGCTGGCGGCCGGAGATATACCGGTTCGACAGGGTTGCGGCGGCGACCAGCGCATCGTCGCCGATCGTCACCTTGTGGTGCGCCTCGTAACGTTGCTTCAGACCACGCAGGATCGCAATCGTGTCTTCCACGCTCGGTTCGCCGACGAAGACCTGTTGGAAGCGGCGTTCCAGTGCCGGATCCTTTTCGACGTTCTCTCGATATTCGTCGAGCGTGGTCGCACCGATCAGGCGTAGTTCGCCGCGGGCCAGCATGGGCTTGAGCATATTGCCTGCGTCCATGGAGCCTTCGGCGGCGCCCGCACCGACGATGGTGTGGATTTCGTCGATGAAGGTGATGATCTGCCCGTCAGACTTCTTGATCTCCTCGAGCACGCTCTTCAGTCGTTCCTCGAATTCGCCGCGATACTTGGAGCCCGCGACCATGGAGCCGAGGTCGAGCGAGATCAGCTTCTTGTTCTGCAGGGTGGTCGGCACGTCACCGGCGACGATGCGCTGCGCCAGACCTTCCACGACGGCGGTTTTGCCGACGCCCGGCTCGCCGATGAGCACCGGATTGTTCTTGGTGCGCCGGCTCAGGATCTGGATGACGCGGCGGATCTCTTGATCGCGGCCGATCACGGGGTCGAGCTTGCCGTCTTTCGCGGCGGCCGTCAGGTCGGTGGAATACTTTTCGAGCGCCTTGTACGATCTTTCCGCGTCGGGGCTGGTCACTTTCGCGCCGCCACGCACGCCCGGCACCGCCTTGCGCAGCGCTTCGGCGGTCACGCCGTTCTTTTCAAGGATTTCCGCGGATTGGTTCGGCTTGCTTGCCGCGATGCCGATGAGCAGGTGTTCGGTGGAGACGTATTCGTCGCCCATCGCCTGCATTTCCTTTTCGGCCTGCGCGATCGCGGCGGTCAGCTGACGGCTTGCCTGCGGCTGCGATGTGGTCGAACCGCTGGCAGCCGGCAACGCGACCAAGGCGTTGCGCACCGCAGCGCCGATGGCTTGCACGTCGCCGCCGGCAGCCTGGATGAGGCCGCGGATCACACCGTTTTCCTGGCGCAGCAACGCATCCATCACATGCAACGTGTCGACTTGCGCGTTACCTGCCGCGGACGCGCTTTGAATGGCGTCTCCGATGGCTTCCTGCGCCATCGTGGTGAACTTTTGTTCCATATCATCCTCCATGATTCGCGCCGCTCGCGTATCGTCTTCGTAGCTCACTTGCCGCGAATCGACCGCAATCCGGCGCATATGTCGTTGTCTGATATGCTCAACCGACTTCACCGCCATTCTATTCCCAAAACTTGAGTCATCAACACTCAACTTTTGTTTTTCTTTTCCAGCGAATAGTGATCCAGATACACAAAAACCGGCTGATTCATGACGGAAAAATGTCATGAATCAGCCGGTTTTTATGGAAATAAGCTCTTTGTCGGCCAGCAATCAGCCACGCAACACCACATTGCGCAGCGAACCGATGCCCTCGACGTGCACGACGGCCTCATCACCCGGATCAAGATGTCCGGAAGCGTTCGGCGTGCCGGTCATGATCACATCGCCCGGCAGCAGCGTGGTGAAGCTCGAAATCGCGGCGATCTGCTCCGGAATGCCATGAATCAGGTTCGCCGTGGTACCTGACGCCATCTCAACATCCTCACCGTTGAGCGTGAACGAGATCTTCGCGTCCTTCCAGTCCAGGTCATCACGCGTCACAATCCACGGACCGAGCGGACAGGCGGTATCGAAACCCTTCGCACGTGTCCACGTCGGATCGAGTCCCTGCAGGTCACGCAGCGTCACGTCGTTCACGCAGGTGAAGCCAAGCACATAATCCATGGCCCGCTCCACCGGCACGTTCTTGGCGATGCGCCCCATCACCACGGCGACCTCCGGCTCGAAAT encodes:
- the clpB gene encoding ATP-dependent chaperone ClpB, whose protein sequence is MEQKFTTMAQEAIGDAIQSASAAGNAQVDTLHVMDALLRQENGVIRGLIQAAGGDVQAIGAAVRNALVALPAASGSTTSQPQASRQLTAAIAQAEKEMQAMGDEYVSTEHLLIGIAASKPNQSAEILEKNGVTAEALRKAVPGVRGGAKVTSPDAERSYKALEKYSTDLTAAAKDGKLDPVIGRDQEIRRVIQILSRRTKNNPVLIGEPGVGKTAVVEGLAQRIVAGDVPTTLQNKKLISLDLGSMVAGSKYRGEFEERLKSVLEEIKKSDGQIITFIDEIHTIVGAGAAEGSMDAGNMLKPMLARGELRLIGATTLDEYRENVEKDPALERRFQQVFVGEPSVEDTIAILRGLKQRYEAHHKVTIGDDALVAAATLSNRYISGRQLPDKAIDLVDEAAAHLRMELDSSPEEIDELQRKVTRYEMEEMQLKKAEDPASKDRLEKLQADLADAREKLSGLKARWDAEKAGHNKVGDLRAKLDDLRVEADKAMREGDLEKASRISYGEIPAIQKELAAAEAAADNNDANGTAVAETEPMVPDHVDADSVAGIVSEWTGIPVGRLMQGENEKLLHMEEYLGKRVIGQKEAIAAVSDAVRRSRAGISDPNRPTGSFLFLGPTGVGKTELAKALADFLFDDEKAMVRIDMSEYMEKASVSRLIGAAPGYIGYEEGGQLTEAVRRRPYSVVLFDEVEKANPEVFDVLLQVLDDGRLTDGQGRTVDFKNTILIMTSNLGSQFLVNPDLDADAKKKAVMDAVHMQFKPEFINRLDELVMFHPLTREELGGIVDIQVAQVSARLTERRITLDVTDSAREWLANTGYDPAYGARPLRRLVQTEVGDQLARMLLAGQVHDGDTVLVDQTGGDHLELSAWASDQLADMGK
- a CDS encoding fumarylacetoacetate hydrolase family protein, whose protein sequence is MRIARFSHNDVPQYAFVQTDESDGKDYLVALDGYPLSGAAVQPTGERFPVDGDGIRLLAPVIPSKVYGLAKNYEAHAQFMHEAGHSEIKHAPEDMVIFTKPSTSVIGPDDPIVIPPCSNDMNFEPEVAVVMGRIAKNVPVERAMDYVLGFTCVNDVTLRDLQGLDPTWTRAKGFDTACPLGPWIVTRDDLDWKDAKISFTLNGEDVEMASGTTANLIHGIPEQIAAISSFTTLLPGDVIMTGTPNASGHLDPGDEAVVHVEGIGSLRNVVLRG